From Rudanella lutea DSM 19387, a single genomic window includes:
- a CDS encoding ABC transporter permease, whose amino-acid sequence MFHNFLKIACRTLWRSRGYAAIHMLGLAVAFCISLFLTLIAYQQLTFDSFHADSDRIYQTYLFANDPEKPLRTGAMPMPVVPALKADFPEAEAVTRVMTGRKSLVESEGTYYEKLINYTDADFLNVFSFPLRAGHRASALRDPGSVVISENMAQDVFGTANPIGKRLRLGQDGQLTDFTVTGVLADAPTNSTIQYDALVRIERSPNYAARLNNWNDGGPMVFVKLPAHVDKASFEARLKPFSLKYFTTRLDDLIQKKAQPDDRGDKLAIRLQPLRDVHFNREINDGKGTPIAIVYVLLGLAFFILLIACINFINLSIARSVTRAREVGVRKSLGAPSRSLFAQLWGESALLCGLGFVAGLTLAVILLPTFNATFGAHLTLAQAYQPGFIGLILALFLLVTLMAGGYPAWQMTRLQTVQVLKGNLATGRPSRLRNALLITQFTLSCLLTCCTLIAFEQVDFLRQMPLGFDKEQVISIPVGTQVDGRQVLGRLRQVLAHDPTILSLTGASVNLGKGKDRVTSRTTFGFTSNGKDIVSDVLFVDYDYLQTLRIKPTAGRDFSRTFATDSANRVVITESMARLLGKPNPVGMLLGDDADTTGNKAQIIGVVPDFQLYSVADETRPITLYLSNSQPLHYIFVRVLPQHLPVAMDKLKATWATVAPQSPFMGSFLDENVDAWYQNETVFSQVLSLASGIAVVLSCIGLFAIALLTVEQRTKEIGIRKVMGATVPGIVLLLSRHFIRLALMGLCLAVPIAWFGMHQWLDKYAYRIEISPWLFVTVGMGALLITLVTVSYQSIRAALMNPAKSLKTE is encoded by the coding sequence ATGTTCCACAACTTCCTCAAAATCGCCTGCCGCACTCTGTGGCGTAGCCGGGGGTATGCCGCTATTCACATGCTGGGGTTAGCCGTGGCGTTTTGCATCAGCCTGTTCCTGACCCTGATTGCCTATCAGCAACTTACTTTCGATTCGTTTCACGCCGACAGTGACCGGATTTATCAGACCTACCTGTTTGCCAACGACCCCGAAAAGCCGCTCAGAACCGGAGCCATGCCCATGCCCGTTGTACCGGCCCTCAAGGCTGATTTTCCGGAGGCAGAGGCCGTTACCCGCGTGATGACCGGCCGCAAGAGCCTGGTCGAGTCGGAGGGTACGTATTACGAAAAGCTTATCAATTATACCGACGCCGACTTTCTAAACGTGTTTTCGTTCCCGCTGCGGGCGGGTCACCGGGCCTCGGCCCTGCGCGACCCCGGCAGTGTGGTCATCAGCGAAAACATGGCGCAGGATGTGTTCGGAACGGCCAACCCGATTGGGAAGCGCCTGCGCCTTGGACAGGATGGCCAACTAACCGACTTTACGGTAACGGGCGTTTTGGCCGATGCCCCCACCAACTCAACCATTCAGTACGACGCCCTGGTTCGGATTGAGCGCTCGCCCAATTACGCGGCCCGCCTGAACAACTGGAACGACGGCGGACCAATGGTTTTCGTGAAGCTACCGGCTCATGTCGACAAGGCCAGCTTTGAGGCCCGGCTGAAACCGTTCTCGCTGAAGTATTTTACCACCCGACTCGACGACCTGATTCAGAAAAAGGCCCAACCCGATGACCGGGGCGATAAGCTGGCGATTCGGCTGCAACCACTCCGCGATGTGCACTTCAACCGCGAAATCAACGACGGCAAAGGCACGCCTATCGCCATTGTTTACGTGTTGCTGGGGCTGGCGTTTTTTATCCTGCTTATTGCCTGCATCAACTTCATCAACCTGAGCATTGCCCGCTCAGTGACGCGGGCGCGAGAGGTGGGCGTTCGGAAATCGCTCGGTGCGCCTTCTCGGAGCTTATTTGCGCAGTTGTGGGGCGAATCGGCGTTGTTGTGCGGGCTCGGTTTCGTAGCTGGTCTGACGCTCGCCGTCATACTCCTGCCAACATTCAATGCCACATTTGGGGCGCACCTAACGCTTGCTCAGGCCTACCAGCCTGGTTTTATTGGCCTGATTCTGGCCCTTTTTCTGCTCGTAACGCTCATGGCGGGCGGCTACCCAGCCTGGCAAATGACCCGGCTCCAAACCGTTCAGGTACTTAAAGGCAACCTCGCAACCGGCCGACCAAGCCGCCTGCGCAACGCCCTGCTCATCACTCAGTTTACGCTCTCATGCCTGCTCACCTGTTGTACCCTGATTGCCTTTGAACAGGTCGATTTTCTGCGTCAAATGCCGCTTGGTTTCGACAAAGAGCAGGTTATCAGCATCCCGGTAGGAACACAGGTCGACGGGCGGCAGGTGCTCGGGCGGCTACGTCAGGTACTGGCCCACGACCCCACAATTCTGTCGCTGACAGGAGCGAGCGTAAATTTGGGCAAAGGTAAAGACCGGGTCACCTCGCGGACTACGTTTGGGTTTACCAGCAACGGCAAAGATATTGTCTCGGATGTACTGTTTGTCGATTACGACTACCTCCAGACCTTACGCATCAAACCCACGGCCGGCCGCGATTTTAGCCGGACCTTTGCCACCGACTCTGCCAACCGGGTAGTCATTACCGAGAGCATGGCCCGGTTGCTGGGCAAGCCCAATCCGGTGGGAATGCTACTCGGCGACGATGCCGACACCACCGGCAACAAAGCGCAGATTATCGGCGTGGTGCCCGACTTTCAGCTGTACTCAGTAGCCGACGAAACGCGCCCTATCACACTCTATCTGTCCAACAGCCAGCCACTGCATTATATTTTTGTTCGGGTGTTGCCCCAACACCTACCGGTCGCGATGGACAAGCTAAAGGCAACCTGGGCGACGGTAGCCCCGCAGTCGCCGTTTATGGGCTCCTTTCTGGACGAGAACGTAGACGCCTGGTACCAGAACGAGACCGTTTTTTCGCAGGTTCTGAGTCTGGCGTCGGGGATTGCCGTGGTCTTGTCGTGCATCGGTTTGTTTGCCATTGCGTTGCTGACGGTTGAGCAGCGAACCAAGGAAATAGGCATTCGCAAGGTGATGGGAGCTACCGTTCCCGGTATTGTTCTGTTGCTCTCGCGGCATTTCATCCGGCTGGCGCTCATGGGCCTTTGTTTAGCCGTTCCCATCGCGTGGTTTGGCATGCATCAGTGGCTCGACAAGTACGCGTACCGGATCGAAATCAGCCCGTGGCTCTTCGTGACAGTCGGCATGGGTGCCTTATTGATTACCCTTGTCACGGTTAGCTACCAAAGCATTCGGGCCGCCCTCATGAACCCTGCCAAATCACTAAAAACGGAGTAA
- a CDS encoding ABC transporter permease gives MLTNYLKIAWRNLMRHKGISAINLVGLALGLATCLLISLFVFDELSYDRFNTKADRIVRVIFRASINNEKIREATVMPPVAQTLKAEYPEVLEATRIRDAGTPVVAYADKAFREENIAYVDSNFFEVFTLPFRQGNPQTALNAPNTAVITTTLAQKYFGTTNPMGKVLTFKGWNRAFRVTGVIEPIPTNAHFHFDMLASMAGLDEAREPTWMASNFFTYLVLPEGYDHHQLEAKLPQVIEKYMGPQLKQSMGMSLSQFRQKGNEVGLFLQPLTDIHLRSDIPFDLEPGSDIRYVYMFGAIALFMLLIACINFMNLSTAGSSKRAREVGIRKVMGSLKQELVGQFLCESILLTLLALSLGLVLAYAALPYFNSLSGKTLTLSFQSVPWLVPGLLVFGLLVGLLAGSYPAFFLSAFRPVNVLKGGSSAGKLAGGSQSIGLRRGLVVFQFFVSICLIMCTTVVYQQLQFIQHKKLGYDKEQVLVMRETWRLGAKEEQFRQALLRDARVTNATVSGYVPAGPSNSNNFTVYPDNSPMQLFKTLAYEVDERYIPTLGMQIRQGRNFSRAFGTDSTAVILNQTAARVLGWGDAALGHTLSRTDHNGRKATYHVIGIVNDFHFRSLHEPISPLVMLYGHNGGSVIAKVKTPEVTALLASLQKQWTAYGTEAPFLYTFLNESYNNTYRAEQKTGQILGLFAGLTIFVACLGLFGLAMFTAEQRTKEIGVRKVLGASVLGIVALLSRDFLKLVAIAILLASPVAWWAMQHWLQGFAYKIDMSIGVFVGAGGLAILIALLTVSYQSIRAARVNPVKSLRSE, from the coding sequence ATGTTAACAAACTATCTGAAAATCGCCTGGCGGAATCTGATGCGCCACAAGGGTATCTCGGCCATCAACCTGGTAGGGCTGGCTCTTGGCCTGGCTACCTGCCTGCTCATCAGCCTGTTTGTATTCGATGAACTGAGCTACGACCGGTTCAACACCAAAGCGGACCGGATTGTGCGGGTCATTTTCCGGGCCTCGATCAACAACGAGAAAATTCGGGAGGCCACCGTGATGCCCCCCGTGGCCCAGACCCTCAAAGCCGAATACCCGGAGGTGCTCGAAGCCACCCGGATTCGGGATGCCGGTACGCCCGTTGTGGCCTATGCCGACAAAGCGTTTCGGGAGGAGAATATCGCCTATGTGGATTCCAATTTTTTCGAGGTGTTTACGCTGCCCTTCCGGCAGGGCAACCCCCAAACGGCCCTCAACGCGCCCAACACGGCTGTGATTACGACCACCCTGGCGCAGAAATACTTCGGTACCACCAACCCCATGGGTAAGGTGCTCACGTTTAAGGGCTGGAACCGTGCCTTTCGGGTTACGGGCGTGATAGAACCCATACCAACCAACGCCCATTTTCATTTCGATATGCTCGCTTCCATGGCGGGCCTCGACGAAGCCCGGGAGCCAACCTGGATGGCCAGCAATTTCTTTACCTACCTCGTACTACCTGAAGGGTACGACCATCACCAATTGGAAGCCAAACTCCCGCAGGTGATCGAAAAATACATGGGCCCGCAACTCAAACAGTCTATGGGTATGAGCCTGAGTCAGTTCCGGCAAAAAGGCAATGAGGTCGGGCTGTTTCTGCAACCCCTCACCGACATTCACCTGCGGTCCGACATCCCGTTTGACCTTGAGCCGGGCAGCGATATCCGGTATGTGTACATGTTCGGGGCTATTGCGCTCTTTATGCTGCTTATTGCCTGCATCAACTTCATGAATCTGAGCACAGCGGGGTCGTCGAAGCGAGCGCGGGAGGTGGGTATTCGCAAGGTGATGGGCTCTCTGAAGCAGGAATTGGTCGGCCAGTTTTTGTGCGAATCGATTCTGCTGACGCTGCTGGCGCTATCGCTCGGGCTGGTGTTAGCCTACGCGGCCCTGCCCTATTTCAACAGCCTCTCGGGCAAAACATTAACGCTTTCGTTTCAATCGGTTCCCTGGCTGGTGCCGGGTCTGCTGGTGTTCGGGCTGCTGGTGGGCTTGCTGGCGGGCAGCTATCCGGCCTTTTTTCTGTCGGCATTTCGGCCGGTCAACGTACTGAAGGGTGGTTCGTCAGCCGGCAAATTGGCGGGGGGTAGCCAAAGCATCGGATTGCGCCGGGGGCTGGTTGTATTTCAGTTTTTTGTTTCTATCTGCCTCATCATGTGCACCACGGTGGTGTACCAACAACTTCAGTTTATCCAGCACAAAAAGCTCGGTTACGACAAAGAGCAGGTGCTGGTTATGCGCGAAACGTGGCGACTGGGGGCCAAAGAAGAACAGTTTCGGCAGGCACTTCTGCGCGATGCCCGCGTGACCAACGCAACCGTATCGGGGTATGTACCTGCGGGGCCTTCCAACTCCAACAACTTCACGGTGTACCCCGACAACAGCCCCATGCAACTGTTCAAAACGCTGGCCTACGAGGTCGATGAGCGGTACATCCCGACATTGGGGATGCAGATTCGGCAGGGGCGCAACTTTTCGCGGGCGTTCGGTACCGACTCAACGGCCGTTATTCTGAACCAAACGGCCGCCCGGGTGCTGGGCTGGGGCGACGCAGCGCTTGGTCATACGCTTTCGCGCACCGACCACAACGGCCGCAAAGCCACGTACCACGTGATCGGTATTGTCAACGATTTTCATTTCCGGTCGCTACACGAGCCCATTTCGCCCTTAGTGATGCTCTACGGACACAATGGCGGCTCGGTGATTGCCAAGGTTAAAACCCCGGAGGTTACCGCCCTGCTCGCCAGTCTGCAAAAACAGTGGACGGCCTACGGCACCGAAGCGCCCTTTCTGTACACTTTTCTGAACGAAAGCTATAACAACACCTACCGCGCCGAGCAAAAAACCGGTCAGATTCTGGGCCTGTTTGCGGGGCTGACCATTTTTGTGGCCTGTCTGGGTCTGTTTGGGCTGGCCATGTTTACCGCTGAGCAGCGTACGAAGGAAATCGGTGTGCGGAAGGTGCTTGGAGCGTCGGTACTCGGCATTGTGGCCCTGCTCTCGCGCGACTTTCTCAAGCTCGTGGCCATCGCCATTCTGCTGGCTTCGCCGGTGGCCTGGTGGGCCATGCAGCACTGGCTACAGGGATTTGCCTACAAAATCGACATGAGTATCGGGGTCTTTGTGGGGGCGGGCGGCCTGGCCATCCTCATCGCTCTGCTCACCGTCAGCTACCAAAGCATCAGGGCTGCCCGAGTAAACCCGGTGAAGAGTTTGCGAAGTGAGTAA
- a CDS encoding Uma2 family endonuclease has product MEANSVDTIEEFISEDIMSVNHSRTIQRISVHFEQYDEVYDTFPELELKLNGKPVKPDVAVFHNLPEDWDSDIIFLTEPPIIAVEVLSPKQGMKEITDKMNTIYFPSGVQSVWIVMPLVQTILIRTPDGKQRTFTEGIIEDPVTHIQIPFKQIFRHIRR; this is encoded by the coding sequence ATGGAAGCTAATTCGGTCGATACAATTGAGGAGTTCATTTCTGAAGACATTATGTCTGTAAATCACTCACGAACCATTCAGCGTATCAGCGTTCATTTTGAGCAGTATGACGAAGTGTACGATACCTTCCCCGAACTGGAACTGAAGCTGAATGGCAAACCCGTTAAGCCTGATGTGGCTGTGTTTCATAACCTACCCGAAGATTGGGACAGCGACATTATTTTTCTGACTGAGCCGCCTATCATTGCTGTGGAAGTTCTTTCACCCAAACAGGGGATGAAAGAGATAACTGATAAAATGAATACGATCTACTTCCCCTCGGGTGTACAGTCGGTTTGGATCGTGATGCCGTTAGTACAAACCATACTTATCCGTACTCCCGACGGAAAACAGCGGACATTTACCGAAGGAATTATTGAAGATCCTGTAACGCATATTCAAATTCCCTTCAAACAAATATTTCGGCATATTCGACGGTGA
- a CDS encoding ABC transporter permease, which produces MLTNYLKIALRNLRKQPGLTFINVFGLALGLACCLLIMLYVTDELSYDRFHAKADRIYRLGIDVKFNGIDAQMATVPDPLGPTLKQDYPQVEQFVRLHPQGTWQVKRPESAVAIREQNVLFADSTVFDVFTLPLLSGNPKKALSQANTIVISETAARRHFGNADPVGKTLSLDNRLTFTITGVMRDLPSNSHFKADFLVTMLSDGSPVGEWLGNNYYTYIVLKEGRSGEPANPDTFVKNLEAVTKKYVGPQLQSVLGLSLAKLRAGGNQLRYTMMPMTDIHLRSKHQNELLPSGDIQYIYIFSAVALFILLIACINFMNLATARSAKRAREVGVRKVLGSERGQLVSQFMAESVLTTVLAMGLALLLVSLALPLFNRLAAKEIGLGQLLSPHWLLALTVFPIVVGLLAGSYPAFFLSGFRPISVLKGGIPTIGKDGFQLGKLSLRSGLVVFQFMMSVALMVSTIVVYRQITYIQTKNLGFQRDQVLIINDTYALDRQTEAFRQEVLKLPGVVSGSVSGYLPTPSNRSNTIFFVEGEVNKNKGVTMQNWGVDHDYIKTLGMQMVAGRDFARTFGTDSLGIILNETAAKLFGGPSVLGKRIVRLNDASLGTQKVYTVIGIVKNFHYESLRSTIGAVSLSLDRNTGATTFRLHDANISTLVSQIEAKWKQMTPGMPFNYEFMNASFEQTYRAEQRVATLALTFAGLAIFIACLGLFGLATFTAEQRTKEIGVRKVLGASVTSIVALLSKDFLKLVLIAIIMASPVAWYVMDRWLQDFAYKVDIEWWVFAGAGVLAVGIALLTVSFQSIKAALVNPVKSLKTE; this is translated from the coding sequence ATGCTAACGAATTACCTCAAAATCGCCCTCCGCAACCTGCGAAAACAGCCCGGCTTAACGTTCATCAACGTCTTTGGGCTGGCTCTGGGACTGGCCTGTTGCCTGCTTATTATGCTCTATGTGACCGACGAGCTGAGCTACGACCGGTTTCACGCCAAAGCCGACCGCATCTACCGGTTGGGCATTGATGTTAAATTCAACGGGATTGATGCTCAGATGGCCACCGTTCCCGATCCGCTCGGCCCCACGCTGAAACAGGATTACCCGCAGGTTGAGCAGTTTGTGCGCCTGCATCCGCAGGGAACGTGGCAAGTGAAACGACCCGAATCGGCAGTAGCTATCCGTGAGCAGAATGTTCTCTTTGCCGACTCCACAGTATTCGATGTTTTTACGCTGCCGCTCTTATCGGGCAACCCCAAAAAGGCGCTGAGTCAGGCCAATACGATCGTCATCAGTGAGACAGCAGCCCGGCGGCACTTCGGCAATGCTGACCCCGTGGGCAAAACGCTTAGCCTCGACAACCGACTGACGTTTACGATCACGGGCGTGATGCGCGACCTGCCCTCAAACAGCCATTTCAAAGCCGATTTTCTGGTCACCATGCTCAGTGATGGATCACCCGTTGGTGAGTGGCTGGGCAACAACTACTACACTTACATTGTGTTGAAGGAAGGGCGCTCCGGCGAACCGGCCAACCCCGATACCTTCGTTAAAAACCTCGAAGCCGTCACAAAGAAATACGTTGGTCCTCAGCTGCAGAGTGTACTGGGGCTGTCGCTGGCGAAACTCCGGGCGGGTGGCAACCAGCTTCGGTACACCATGATGCCCATGACCGACATTCATCTGCGCTCCAAACATCAAAATGAGCTACTCCCCAGTGGCGACATTCAGTACATCTATATCTTCTCGGCCGTAGCCCTGTTTATCCTGCTCATCGCCTGCATCAACTTCATGAACCTGGCTACGGCCCGCTCGGCCAAACGCGCGCGCGAAGTGGGTGTCAGAAAAGTGCTGGGTTCGGAGCGGGGGCAGTTGGTGAGTCAGTTCATGGCCGAGTCGGTACTCACCACGGTGCTGGCTATGGGACTGGCCCTGCTGCTAGTGAGCCTCGCGTTGCCGCTGTTCAACAGGCTGGCCGCTAAAGAAATTGGTTTGGGGCAGTTGCTAAGCCCGCACTGGCTACTCGCGCTAACGGTGTTCCCGATAGTGGTAGGCCTGCTGGCCGGTAGTTACCCCGCTTTTTTCCTGTCGGGTTTCCGACCCATCAGCGTACTCAAAGGCGGCATACCCACCATTGGGAAGGATGGGTTTCAGCTGGGCAAATTGAGTCTGCGGAGTGGTCTGGTGGTGTTTCAGTTCATGATGTCGGTGGCGCTCATGGTAAGCACTATTGTCGTGTACCGGCAAATCACCTACATACAGACCAAAAACCTCGGCTTTCAACGCGATCAGGTCCTGATTATCAACGATACCTACGCGCTGGATAGACAGACCGAAGCCTTTCGGCAGGAGGTTCTGAAATTACCGGGCGTGGTGAGCGGGTCGGTGTCGGGCTACCTGCCTACACCCTCTAACCGCTCCAACACGATATTTTTCGTGGAAGGTGAGGTAAATAAAAACAAAGGGGTGACGATGCAAAACTGGGGTGTAGACCACGACTACATCAAAACGCTGGGTATGCAGATGGTGGCTGGGCGCGATTTTGCACGAACGTTTGGCACCGACTCGCTGGGCATCATTTTGAACGAAACAGCCGCCAAACTCTTTGGCGGGCCAAGTGTGCTGGGCAAACGCATTGTCCGGCTCAACGACGCTTCGCTGGGGACCCAAAAGGTGTACACGGTGATTGGCATTGTGAAGAATTTCCACTACGAATCGCTCCGCTCCACCATCGGTGCCGTATCGCTCTCCCTCGACCGAAACACAGGTGCCACCACGTTCCGGCTGCACGATGCGAATATCTCCACGCTGGTGAGTCAGATTGAAGCCAAATGGAAGCAAATGACCCCCGGTATGCCGTTCAACTACGAGTTCATGAACGCGAGTTTCGAGCAGACGTACCGCGCCGAGCAACGTGTTGCCACGCTCGCCCTGACGTTTGCGGGCCTGGCTATTTTCATCGCCTGCCTCGGTCTGTTCGGGCTGGCAACCTTTACCGCTGAGCAGCGTACCAAAGAAATCGGCGTGCGAAAAGTACTCGGAGCCAGCGTTACCAGCATCGTGGCGCTGCTGTCGAAAGACTTTCTCAAACTGGTGCTGATTGCCATTATTATGGCCTCGCCCGTGGCCTGGTACGTCATGGACCGCTGGCTGCAGGATTTCGCCTACAAAGTCGACATCGAGTGGTGGGTATTTGCCGGGGCGGGTGTGTTGGCGGTAGGCATTGCGCTTTTGACGGTGAGTTTCCAGAGTATCAAAGCGGCACTTGTCAATCCGGTGAAATCACTAAAAACGGAGTAA
- a CDS encoding ABC transporter permease codes for MLKSYFLLAWRNLLANKLTSTINMVGLSIAVACSITVFLVLRNFWTLDDFHVNGDRIYMLEYVQKHQDETRTFGDAPALMADALKTDFPQVKQTVRIKRENVTVYRNESVIGEMITYTDTTFFDVFTFPLAQGSPAALRDPSALILSDDMARKYFPGQNPIGQPFTVLTGNREQKQFVVRGVAAKFPDNIGFKFTLLTGYHPVHAALKNQDWSSHINGVFVELHPQATIATLAGQMKPYVARYNARNPDKPIESFVFDNLRHPPADAYDVYRRPAEANHPLISLVFVAIALVMMAISCVNYVNISLGGVTRRLKEIGMRKVLGSTRQQLIGQFMVENLLLCAFALAFGLVITELFLIPLFNDLMTMTISLTFSQNMGLWGFLAGLLVFTAVVSGAYPALYVSAFRPTVVFAGKLKFSDRRTVARVLLVGQFALAFIAVIIGVAFTHAGKQWQNMGWGYTPDNTLVLRLTDSTQYTILKNELGQLPNVQAVSGAGTHVGESMNIQSVWIGGEEKRSLVFDVGPDYPQTLGLKLAQGRFFDAQRRAENAQSVLVNQTFVDRHGLKQPVVGQTLRLDSQLVTVAGVVQNFKWFGAGSERPAIFRTTPEPRFTYLIAEFESGSGAQVAAAVERIWKANVPTMTPSWFYQKDVFEHFNTTTGRLSAGFGVLSALALLIACMGLYGLSTQHFVRRIKEVSVRKVLGATVSQVIFLVNREFITLLLVAGVLANVVCFSGIQLLLAQTQQFTGGLRLGLSPYAVSNLVVLLTAAIAVSVQSWKIAHVKLAESLKNPE; via the coding sequence ATGTTAAAATCCTACTTCTTGCTCGCGTGGCGAAACCTGCTCGCCAACAAACTGACTTCCACCATCAACATGGTGGGACTGTCTATTGCGGTGGCGTGTAGCATCACGGTGTTTCTGGTGCTGAGAAACTTCTGGACACTCGATGATTTCCATGTCAATGGCGACCGGATATACATGCTCGAGTATGTACAGAAACATCAGGACGAAACCCGCACCTTCGGCGATGCCCCCGCGCTCATGGCCGACGCGCTCAAAACAGACTTCCCACAGGTGAAGCAAACCGTGCGGATCAAGCGCGAAAATGTGACGGTCTATCGGAACGAGAGCGTCATTGGCGAGATGATTACCTATACCGACACTACCTTCTTCGATGTCTTTACGTTTCCGCTCGCACAGGGCAGCCCGGCCGCCCTCCGCGATCCGTCGGCCCTGATTCTGAGTGACGACATGGCCCGGAAATACTTTCCCGGTCAGAATCCTATTGGGCAACCGTTCACCGTTCTAACCGGTAACCGTGAACAGAAACAGTTTGTGGTGCGGGGAGTAGCCGCGAAGTTCCCGGATAATATCGGTTTCAAATTCACGCTGCTGACAGGTTACCACCCCGTTCATGCCGCCCTGAAAAATCAGGACTGGAGCAGTCATATCAATGGAGTTTTTGTGGAGTTGCATCCGCAGGCTACCATCGCTACGCTGGCCGGGCAGATGAAACCCTATGTGGCCCGTTACAACGCCCGCAACCCCGACAAGCCCATCGAGTCGTTTGTGTTCGACAACCTCCGGCACCCACCCGCCGATGCCTACGACGTGTATCGCCGACCCGCCGAAGCCAACCACCCGCTCATCTCGTTGGTATTTGTAGCTATTGCGCTGGTCATGATGGCCATTTCGTGCGTCAACTACGTCAACATTTCGCTGGGGGGCGTTACGCGTCGGCTCAAAGAAATCGGGATGCGGAAGGTGCTGGGCAGCACCCGGCAGCAACTGATTGGGCAGTTCATGGTCGAAAACCTGCTGCTGTGTGCGTTCGCGCTGGCGTTCGGGCTGGTGATCACCGAACTGTTCCTGATTCCCCTGTTCAACGACCTGATGACCATGACGATCTCGCTGACATTTAGCCAAAACATGGGGCTTTGGGGATTTCTGGCCGGTTTGCTGGTGTTTACGGCGGTGGTTTCGGGAGCCTATCCGGCCCTGTATGTGTCGGCGTTTCGGCCCACGGTGGTCTTTGCCGGCAAGCTGAAGTTCAGCGACCGGCGTACTGTGGCGCGAGTGTTGCTGGTGGGGCAGTTCGCGCTGGCGTTCATTGCCGTCATCATCGGCGTAGCCTTCACCCACGCAGGCAAACAGTGGCAGAACATGGGCTGGGGCTACACGCCCGACAACACGCTGGTGCTGCGCCTGACCGACAGCACGCAGTACACCATCCTGAAAAACGAGTTAGGCCAACTACCCAACGTGCAGGCTGTGTCGGGGGCGGGCACCCACGTGGGCGAGTCGATGAACATTCAGTCGGTTTGGATTGGTGGCGAGGAGAAGCGGTCGCTGGTGTTCGATGTTGGGCCCGACTACCCGCAAACACTCGGTCTGAAGCTGGCGCAGGGCCGGTTTTTCGATGCCCAACGCCGGGCCGAAAACGCGCAGTCGGTGCTGGTGAATCAGACGTTTGTGGATCGACATGGCCTCAAACAACCCGTTGTGGGTCAGACCCTGCGGCTCGACAGTCAGTTGGTGACCGTGGCCGGCGTGGTACAGAATTTCAAGTGGTTTGGCGCAGGTTCAGAACGCCCGGCTATATTCAGAACCACCCCCGAGCCCCGTTTCACGTACCTGATCGCCGAATTTGAATCGGGTAGCGGGGCGCAGGTGGCCGCAGCCGTGGAGCGCATTTGGAAGGCAAACGTGCCAACCATGACCCCGTCCTGGTTTTATCAGAAAGACGTCTTCGAACACTTCAACACGACGACTGGCAGGCTCTCGGCGGGGTTCGGGGTGCTGTCGGCACTGGCGTTGCTGATTGCCTGCATGGGGTTGTATGGGCTGTCCACACAGCATTTTGTGCGTCGGATCAAGGAAGTAAGCGTCCGCAAAGTGCTGGGGGCCACGGTCTCGCAGGTCATTTTTCTGGTAAACCGGGAATTCATCACGCTGTTGCTGGTGGCTGGTGTGCTGGCCAACGTCGTGTGTTTTAGCGGAATCCAGTTGCTGTTAGCACAAACCCAGCAATTTACGGGTGGTTTGCGGTTGGGCTTATCACCCTACGCGGTGTCGAATCTGGTGGTGTTACTCACAGCGGCCATAGCCGTGAGTGTGCAGAGCTGGAAAATAGCCCACGTAAAATTGGCCGAGTCATTGAAAAATCCGGAATAG